A region from the Pelodiscus sinensis isolate JC-2024 chromosome 11, ASM4963464v1, whole genome shotgun sequence genome encodes:
- the LOC142831008 gene encoding uncharacterized protein LOC142831008 produces MAEALAQKGHYPSTQDQVRSKVKELRQGYAKAREESSRSGAAPHYCPYYPELDQILGGSAEARTPRRFVQSGLADPVVDAPERELQHSGDRDMVPEEEEDSEETATLTTVEPVTQTSEASQASSGAGEEAAAGPAVEEGRSTPAPPPSPSPSRGHGSRRHRRVYADILRQHVEAVQEQNSILRQRAEAEERWRDRLMNELVLQRTVLYSTLREVSGLPAAVPGPAPPAPHDPSPPNPPSTTASLSPLGPPSPPAPTVPQTLSPPGPPLPQASTSQEHTSNQPTDRCITRSCSRGAPQTRGPGRKGKSAKPRST; encoded by the exons atggctgaagccctggcccagaagggccactaccccagcacccaggaccaggtgcggtccaaggtaaaggagctgcggcagggctacgccaaagccagggaggagagctcccggtctggggcagccccccactactgcccctactacccagagctggaccagatcctgggtggcagtgcagaagcacgcacaccacggaggttcgtgcagtccggactggcagacccagtggtggacgctccagagcgggagctacagcactcTGGAGAcagggacatggtcccagaggaggaggaggacagcgaggagacggcgaccctcaccaccgtggagccagtcacccagacctctgaggcctcccaggcgtcatctggcgcaggagaggaagcagcag ccggaccagccgtggaagagggccgcagcactccagccccacctccatctccatctccatctcggggacatgggagccgcagacacaggcgtgtctacgcggaCATCCTCAgacagcacgtcgaggctgtgcaggagcagaactccatcctgcgacagagggcggaggcagaggagcgctggcgtgatcggctcatgaacgagctggtcctgcagcgcacggtcctgtacagcaccctgagggaggtcagcggcttgcctgctgctgtgcctggtcctgctcctccagcaccccatgacccctccccaccaaaccccccttccacaacagcatccctttccccccttggacctccctctcccccagcccccacagttccccagaccctctctccccctggccctcctctcccccaggcttccacgtcccaagagcacacCAGCaaccagccaaccgacaggtgcatcacccgatcctgtagccggggagcaccccaaacacgaggcccaggcaggaaagggaaatctgccaagccccgttcaacctga
- the LOC142830917 gene encoding uncharacterized protein LOC142830917, with the protein MAAPAGEPPGPPAEEAPRGRKRRAPSWSPRELEALIELWKEEEGLHDLHSRRRNADLYTRLAQNLAQQGHPSRNCEQVRSKVKELRLGYVRATEGRGAGPDACPYFAELHSFLGEPAPQAPPVPVDTCQRPPINRPTEPEEADDSGSASGEEASVATQQAPSSNSSEDGEEPTAGPSTRPSIAAAAPPPAGQPRRHRLRQRDQLLRRHVHAVEAIQASIEERVQGDLQWRQDAWAAFLAECRGMRTTMDTLTAHIVHAIHYGMGGAQAPAIPPVAQVMPPPIPAPGPVPAPPPIPAPGPVPAPPPIPAPGPVPAPPPDPVPAPVPAPVPGHAPVPGRVHAPGHLRVQPAPTRSAQRGQAGPRRSVRRGRPPQ; encoded by the exons atggcagctcctgctggagagccccctggacccccagcggaggaggcccccaggggccgcaaaaggcgggccccatcctggagccccagggagctggaggccctcatcgaattatggaaggaggaggagggtctccacgacctccaTTCCCGGCGCCGGAACGCTGATCTGTACACTCGGCTTgcgcagaacctggcccagcagggacaccccagccgcaactgtgagcaggtccgctccaaagtcaaggagctgcggctggggtatgtcagggccactgagggcaggggggcaggacccgacgcctgcccatattttgcggagctccactcctttctgggagagcccgcccctcaagccccaccggtccccgtggacacctgccagcggccacctattaaccgtcccaccgagccggaggaggcagacgacagcggcagtgcatctggtgaggaggccagcgttgccacccagcaggccccctccagcaactcctccgaggacggggaggaacccactg cgggacccagcaccagaccctccattgcggcagcagcgccacccccagcaggccaaccccggaggcacaggctccgccagagggaccagctgcttcggcgccacgtccatgctgtggaggcaatccaggcctccatcgaggagcgggtgcagggggacctgcagtggcggcaggatgcctgggctgccttcctggccgaatgcagagggatgcgcaccaccatggacactctcacagcacatattgtgcatgccattcactatggcatgggcggagcccaggcccccgccatccctcctgtagcacaggtcatgccccctcccatcccagctcctggccctgttcctgcccctcctcctatcccagctcctggccctgttcctgcccctcctcctatcccagctcctggccctgttcctgcccctcctcctgaccctgttcctgcccctgttcctgcccctgttcctggccatgcccctgttcctggccgtgtccatgctcctggccacctccgcgtgcagcctgccccgacgcggtctgcccagcgtgggcaggctggcccccggaggagcgttcgcaggggccgcccaccccagtaa